The DNA region CCGCATATTTGCCCGGGGCGAGCGTGCCCGTCTGCTCTTCCATGTAACAATGCTTCGCGCCGTTTACGGTCCATGCCCTCAGCACCTCCGCCGCCGGCATGCCCCGCTCGGGATACCATCCGCCTTCCGGCGACCCGTCCGGGAATAACCGGGCGGTGGCGGCGTACAGCGAATCCGGTACGCTCGTGATAAACAACGGTAAATCCGTACCGATCGTCACCGTTACGCCGGCATCGAGCATCGCTTTATAATCGTAGAAACGGCACTCTTTATCTTTCCCCGCTACTTCAGCCATATAAGCTTGTTCGCGGGAGGGGTTCAAAAGTAAAATCTGAGCGTACACTTCCGCAAAAATCCCCAAATCGGCCATCCTCGTCAAATCGTCCGGATGCGGATATTCCAGATCGCTGATAGAGTGCCGGATGTCCCGGTCTCCGTTCAGCTTGCGGCACTTCTCCAGCATTGACACCGCCCTGCGGATCGCCGCGTCGCCTTCGGCGGTCAAAATGCATTTCAGCCCGTGGCGGTCCGCCTCCATGACGGCAGCTTCAATCGCCTCGTAATCGACAGGCCGCAGGTTCGTCACTCCCGGCAGATCGGCATATGGCTCCAGCATATCCCCGGTATGATCGGCCACCACGCCGTCCACCATGATCTTAAAGCCTTGGAATCGGAGCTTGTCGCCGCGATAGCGCGCTTTGTAATCCAGCCCGGCCGTAACGTTAAGCGGCTCCAGCACAGGCTCCAGCGCGAAGTGAACGCGCAGCGGCAGCCGGCCGTTCTCCTCAAGCTCCGCCAATACGGGCAGCAACCCGGCGTAATCGTCAAAGCCGATGTCTTTGACCGAAGTGACTCCACGCCCCGCCAGCATGCGGCAAAAAACCAGAAACTCGGCCTCCACCAATTCCCGGTCCCGCAGCATGTCCCGCAGGAGCAGCGCCCGGTCCTCCGCGCTGCACCGGTCCGGCGTAAATCCGTATTTTCCGATCGCAACCGCGTTCATCCAGCAATAGCTTTTGTTACGATTGATCGCAATCACCGCCCGGTCCGGAAACGCCTTGTCCAACGGCCCCTGCTCCGGCAGGCCGCCCCAGTCGGCGGCATCCCACCCGAAAGCGTATACATTTCCGTGAGCAGGCAAGGTTTCGGCATACCGGCTCAGCATATCGAGCGCCTCCCGGCTCGACGCCGCGGCCGATAAATCCAAACCTCGGTGCATCGACATATATCCGGTAAAAAACACATGATTATCGTGAATCCCGGGCATGACCAGTCCGTCTCCAAGCTCGTAAACCTTCGTCTCCGGCCCAATCCACTGCAAAGCCCCGGACTTTGGCCCAACCGCGCTGATGCTCTCGCCGCATACGGCCACATACCCGGGAGCGGCCTCGTCTTCCGCACCGGTAAACACGGCGTTTGACAGCAGCACGATATCCGCATAGGCACCATTTGTCGCTTTCATCTTCACCCTCCTCTAGTCTTTCCCGATATATTTCTCAAGCGCTTCCATAATCCGTAGATCGGTTTCGTCAGGGCGCTCATAATAGCGGAAATCGGTAATTTCCTGTCCCAATAACCCCTGATACCCATAATCGTTCAGCGTTTGGATCATCGACTCCAGCGGAAAAGTACCATCGCCCCAAGCCAGGTGGCCGTAAGGCGTCCCATCGATGAAATGGAGGTGCACGATCGACTCGCCTAGCGCATCAAACCACTGCTCCAGCGTCTCTCCGGCAATGCCCATCGCCGTGGTGTCCACCATCAGCCGGAAGGCCGGAGAAGCGATCTCATCCAGCATTCTTTTGGCGCCCGCGAGCGTGGTCACAATCTGCGACTCTTCCGGGCGCAGCGCCTCCATGGCGATCACCACGCCTTCCTGTTCCGCTATACGGGCCAGATGGGACAGCATGTCCGCGGATCTCGACCAGGCCTCCTCCTTCGTTTCGTTCAAGTAACCGTAACCTGAATTGACCGTCATCAACTTGCAGCCGAGCTCGGCTGTCGCCTTAATCGCATTGGTGAAATAGCTTTTGCTTTTGGCGAATTGTTCGGGGTCGGGGGCCGCGATATTATACGGATAAATAATCGATTCCGGCGTAAACGCGCCGATCGTCAAGCCGCGGGCCGACGCCTTGCGCCGGACGCTTGTGCAGTCGGCGTAGCTTAGCGCATCCATATAAAAATGCGGCGCCCCTCCCCACAATTCAACCGTACGCATGCCGGCCTTTTCCACCGAGTCCAAAAAATAATCCAAGGAGTAAAACAAATAGTGAATATTCATTCCCGCAACTTGCCGGCGTTGTATGCTGGGCATAATAACAACTCCTTATAAGAGACTTTGAATCATCCGGTTTAAGAAATCCGCCCTTTCGCCAATACGTATTATAACGTTATATCCAAAAATATACAGCCCCGCATTATGCCGAAGCTATAAAGTTAGAGGATATAAAGATAGAAGCTATAAGCTACGTTCCAAGCGGAACTTGCGGCAAAAGGGCGGAAGCGGTTAAAGCGTAAACCGGTAGCGGTCTCCAATGATATATTGCTTGCCGACATGAACGGGCAACCCCTGATCATCGCAAATCACCGTCTTCATATAAAACAGGGGTTTGCCGATCTCGGTTTCGAGCAACCGGGCCTGCTCCTCGTCCGCCAGCACGATTTCCAGCGTCGTCTCCCCCGGCTGGTTCGGATCGATCCCGTATTTGTCGCGCAGCAGGTCATACAGCGAGCCTTCCAGCGGTTCATCCAGCAAAAAGGAATACCGGCGCTCCGGGTAATAATTGTTCTCCAGCATCAGCGGGTGGTCTCCGGCGAATCTTTTCCGCTGAATATAGATCGCCTTTTCCCCTTTCGCCAGTTTAAGCGCGTGCTGGAGCTCGGGATCGGGAGCCACGATTTCCCTTTGGGTCACCTCGCTGCGCGAAGTATATCCGTTCGCCTGGCAGGCCGCCGTGAAGCCGATCAGATGCTCGATTTTCCGGCCGATTTTGGCGTGGCTGACAAAGGTCCCTTTGCCCTGCCGTTTGGTCAGATAACCCTCCTGGACCAGCTCCTCGACCGCTTTGCGGACGGTGATGCGGCTGACGTTATAGCGCTCGCTGAGTTCCGTCTCCGTGGGAATTTTCTCTCCCTGCTGAAACGTACCGTTGAAAATATTCGATTGGATCGCTTTTTTCAATTGGATATATAATGGTTCAGGATGATCTGCGTTTAACATGGTTACCTCGCTTGTTATATAACGTTATATTCTCTCTCAAAGCGTATCAAACGTTTTCAATTTGCACAAGCGAGCACCGTTAATTTTCTGCGCTAAATTCATTCGTACGGAACGCCGAAGCCAAACGATCCTTCCACCAGGCAGCTGGCCGCCGCAAACCGCGACCCTTCCTCCATGGCTTTCGGGATATTCCGGTCCTGAAGATAGCTCAGCAGAAACGCGGCAATATAGGAATCCCCCGCTCCCATCGTGTCCACCGCCTCGACGATGTCCGGCGCATGGAAGTGGAAGTTGCTTCCGTCATAGACCATCGATCTGTCGCTGCCGCGGGTGGCGGCGATCAGCCGGTTTCCGGCCTTCCATTTGGAGCGGATATATTCCATCGCCTCATCCTCCGGCATATGGCTGCAGGAAAAGAAAGCAAAATCCGCGTACGGAATGAACCGCTCCACCTGCTCGTCCTCAAAATCGTCGGAGAAGTCGAACGAGAGCGGAACGCCAAGCTGTTTAAGCTCGGGCAGCAAATGCCCGGTATGGCTGTAGAGTCCGGTATGCATGACCGCGAAGGAGCGGATATACTCCTTGTCCTCCTCGTCGAGCTTAAGCGGATTCAGCCGCGTTACCCCGCCTTCGTTACTCCCCAGGAACACCCTGTCGCCGTTTTCCAGCGTCACCCGGGCGCAGCCGTTTTCCCCGCTGCAGTGGCGGCACCGCGAAATATCGATGCCAAGCTCCCGCACCGTGTTCTCGACATGCCGCGCCTCGCGGTCGTCTCCGAACACGCCCACAAAAGCGGCTTCCACGCCGAGCTTCTTGGCGAATACGCTAAAGTTCAGCGCATTGCCGCCCGGGTACATCGTTTTTAGATGGACGTATTTGTCCACCACATTATCGCCTATTCCTAAAACTTTCATGTTGTCACCTGCTTTCGATCGGTTTCTCCCAAAAATCCGTTTGCCTGTTCCCCTTGAAAGCTGTTAAATCATTATTAAATCAATAGGCCACTTTCCCCATGTAACGGCGGGTTTCCAACGGATGATTGCGTACGTCCGCCAACGCCTCGCGGTATACGCAGAGGATGCTGTAGAACAGAATCGGGTTAAAAAACTCCACCACTTCATCGGCGATCGTACCGATCCCGAGCTCCTTGGCGTCCACGACCTCCACTTTTTCCGCGTACTGCTTAAGGAAAATCAAGGCGCGTTCATCCAGGGCGCGGGTGCGTCCTTCATTCATCATCAGGATAAACGGCGTTTCTTTATCCGTCACTTCAAACGGGCCGTGGAAATATTCGCCCGAATGGATCGGCGCCGCGTTCAGCCATTGCATTTCCATCAGGGAGCAGATGGCGAAACCGTAAGCGTGGCCGTAGGAAGCGCCGCTGGACAAAATGTAGAACAGATCCTCCGCGCGGTATTTGTCCGCAAACGTTTTGGCCCGGGGAGCCACCAGCTTTTTCCCGGCGACAATGATGCCGTTGATCTTCTGCATCCCGCTTTGGAAAGCATCGTAATGCGCGTACCCTTCCACTGTGTTCAAAATCTCCACCACGAGTTCGAGAATAATCGCCATCGGGTTGTTTTTGACGTCGCTGTCTTCCCCCCACTCATACAGGAAGGTGTGGTCGGAATGCTTCAGCAGCGCGGCTTCCTTGTTATGCGTCAGGCCGATCGTATGAGCGCCGTGTTCCTTGGCCGTCTTGGCCGCCGCCACCGATTCCGGCGTGTTGCCACCGTGCGAGCAGACGATGACGACGGAGTCTTTGTTCAGGCGCTTCGGCAGCGCGTGGACGAACTCATTGGCCGTGTACAGGCCGGTTACGACTTTTTGGGCTTCGCTTTCCAAAAAATATTTCGCCGGATACATATCGACGAGGGAACCGCCGCAAGCGACCAGGTAAACTTCCGTAATCCCGTTTTCCGTCTTTTCGCTGATCGTGCTGATGACTTTCGATACGTTCATATTGTTCTCTCCTTTTTATATAACGTTATATAACGTATTGTCTACAAATCCAATATAACCGCTTTCATAAATCGCGTCAAGGCCAAAATGGAGTAAATTCCGATTCCCTCAATTTTTCGCCACATTTTGCATACGATATCAAGAATCTCCGGAGTCGGTTTCCCCATCAAAGGAGGTATTCCCATGAACGAACAGAAATTGCCTGCGGTCGCTTATTTTTGCATGGAGTACGGGCTTCATTCCGATTTTAAAATGTACGCCGGCGGCCTGGGCATTTTGGCCGGTGACTATATCAAAGGCGCCAAAGATTACGGCGCGCCGATCGTCGCGGTCGGCATCAAGTGGAAACAGGGCTACACCGATCAGCGGATCGGCCCTGACGGCAAGCCTTACGATACGTTTGAAAACAGAGACTATGATTTTCTCGAAGATACCGAGGTGACGGTCACCGTCAAAGTCCGCTCGGCGGACGTTCGCTGCAAGGTATGGAAAACGGAAAAGTTCGGCAACGCGCCGCTTTATTTGCTGGACACGGACCTGCCGGGGAGCGGCAGTGCGTGGATTACGGAGCGGTTATACGGGGGAGGCTTCGGCGAGGAGCGGATCGCCCAGGAGATCGTGCTGGGCATCGGCGGCGTCAAAGCGCTGCGCGCGCTGCAAATCCCGGTGGATGTCTATCATTTTAACGAAGGTCACGCCGTGCTGGCGGCCACCGAATTAATCCGCGAAAAGATGCAGTCCGGGCTCACTTTTGAAGCCGCCTGGCGGCAGGCCCGCGAGGAAGTGGTGTTCACCACCCATACGCCGGTTAAGGAAGGCAACGAAGCTCATCCGCTGGACTTGCTTGAGGCGATGTCCGCATTTAACGAATTAAGCCGCGAGCAGATGGAGCGCATCGGCGGCAATCCGTTTAACATGACCGTCGCCGGTTTGCGACTGTCCCGCGTTTCCAATGGCGTGGCCGCGCTGCACGCGGAAACGGCCAACCGCATGTGGCGGGATGTCGCCGGGCGCTCCGAGATCATCGGCATCACCAACGCGGTTCACCTTCCGACCTGGGCCGATCCGCGCATCGTGCGGGCCTATGAGGAAGGCGGCGATTTATGGGCGGTCCATATGGAGCTGAAGCGCGAATTGCTCGAGTTCATCCGGGAGCGCTGCGGGGCCGCGTTGAATCCGGACCGGCTGCTGTTCGGTTTTTCCCGCCGCGCCGCCCTTTATAAACGCAGCGAGTTGATTTTTTCCAAACCGGAAGTGATCGCCCCCTATCTCGAATCCGGAGAAATCCAAATCGTTTTTTCCGGCAAAGCCCACCCGAACGACGAAGCCGGCAAGCAAATCGTCGCGGGTCTCGTCGCCATGGCGCAGAAGTACCCGGGCAGCGTCGTGTTCCTGGAAAATTACGATATGACAATCGGCGCCATGCTTACCCGCGGCTGTGACGTCTGGCTCAACAACCCGCGCCGGCCGCTGGAAGCGAGCGGTACGTCGGGGATGAAGGCCGCGGCCAACGGCGTGCTGAACTGCTCGATCCTCGACGGTTGGTGGCCCGAAGGCTGCCTCGACGGCGAAAACGGCTGGCAGTTCGGGGACGGCTACGAGGCGGACGATCCTGCGGAAGCGGACCGCCATGACGGCGAAGCGCTGTACGATACGCTGCTGAACCGCGTGCTGCCAGCGTATTACGGCGACCGGACCCAGTGGGTGCGGATGATGCGGCGCAGCATCGAAACGATCCGGCAATCCTTTGCGACCGCCCGGATGCTGGAGGAGTATTATCGTAAAATGTACATCCGCAATTAACAACCGCCGTCTTGCCGCCGCAAAGATAAGCAGGCCGAACGGGCAAATCGGGCGGCTTGGCGGAATCAGGTGCGCAAATTGGTGCGGCTTTTGGCGGAACCAGATGCGCGCTTGGGGCGGCTTCGGCGGAACCAGACATGCTCTTGGGGCGGCTTCGGCGGAACCGGGCGCTCGCTATTGGCCTCCACTATGGAACGGACCGCGCTCTTTCCGGAGCGGGCGGTCTTTTTTTCTTGGGGCTTTCGGCCGATATTACATAATGAGACATTATCAGACATAGGGAAGAAGGAGTACATATTTTATGAAAAAGAAACTGCTGCTGTTGTTGCTCGCCATGATCTGCCTCGTGCCCGCCACGATCCCGGCTGCATCCGCGCCTGCTCCCAAAAACGTCGTCCTGACCGACGCCAAAAGCGGCCGCGCTTTTGTACCGGTCCGCATTTTAAGCGGGTTTGAAGGGACAAGCGTCCAGTGGAACGCCGCCGAGCAAAAAATCGATATCGCCAAAGGCGATGTACAGCTTACGATGTTTGTCGGGAAAAAGAACGCTTCGGTCAATCAACAGTCTCATTCGTTAACGGATGCGCCCTTTACCGAAGCCGGGGTCGCTTACGTCCCGCTGCAGCCTGTAAGCGAGCTGTTAAATTTGCCGATGGACCGGGACAAAAACTTGTCATCAATCAGCCTGGGGCAAGGCGAGGAACGGCTGACCCTGCCGCTGGCCAGCCGGGGGGCGACGGACAGCGGCGGCAAGCCGATCGTCAGCGAACGCAAGTCGTTTAAAGTCGGCGGCAAAACGTTTAGCGTGCAAATGGTTACGATTTCGCTGATGGACCCGAAGGTCCAACTGGACGTCGTGCTGGCGGGCGATAAAGTCGGCAAGGTCGAAGACTTAAGCAGCATCGCCAACCGCCATAAGGCTGCCGTCGCCGTGAACGGCACTTTTTTTGACGCCTACACGTCAGGCGCCTATAAAGCCCCTTACGGCTATATCGTCAGCGGCGGTGAGGTGAAAAAGACAGCTTCCGGGGACAAGCGGACGATTTTTACCTATGACCAAAACCTGCTGGCGCAGCTCATTCCGGGCAATGAGTTCAGCGAGCGGTATGACGAAGGCCGAATGGAAGGCGCCTTGCAGGCCGGACCACGCCTGGTCGCAGACGGCAAAGTAGCGCTCGACGTCAAGGCGGAGGGCTTCAAGGACCCGAAAATCCTGACCGGCGGCGGCGCCCGCAGCGCCCTTGGCCTGACCCGCGACCACAAGCTGATCCTGCTGACAACCGGCGGCGCGACGATTCCGCAGCTCGCGGAAATCATGAAGCAGGCCGGCGCCTATCAGGCGATGAACCTCGACGGCGGCGCTTCCAGCGGGCTGTATTATAACGGCAAGTACTTGACGGCGCCGGGCCGCAAAATCAGCAACGCGCTGATCGTGACGTACCGTTAGGGGCGCAGGCGCGCTAGCTAATGCGGAAACTTTGTTCCACATCGCCATGGGCGGATGGATCTCGCTCACCAGCAGGTAGAGGCATCCCCAAAGGCATCCCTTTCTAGCGGGCAAATCCATTCTACCGCGGATAATTGCGTCTCACTTACCATCAGACAGGCTGCGTCCCTTACTGGAAGGCAAATGCCTCCCTTATTAGACGGTAGATGCCTCCTTACTAGACGGTAGATGCACCCTTACTAGAAGGGTAGATACACCCTACTAGAAGGGTAGATGCCCTTTCCGGTGGGCAAAGGCAAAAGTGCATGCGAACTTCGTCGAAAATGCCCGAAAAGGGCGGCTCAAATGTAAAAGTGCATTTCATTTCCGTCTTAAAATCAACATCCGTCCCAATGAGCTCGCGGCAACTGCACTTTTGCAGGCGATCCGCCTCGATGGGCGGAAATTTCGCTAAATCAAATGCACTTTTGCATTTCGTGCAAACCTGCCTCCAATAAAAACGGCACTTTCGCGCACAGGGGAAATCCGGAATTCCCGGCGGCCGAAAGTGCCATTTTTCATATGATGCTGATCGGTGCAGCGGTCGTGCAACGTCCAAGTGAGCTTGCTTACTGTTTAGTCCAGCGTTGAAGTAACAACTTGATAAAACAACATGATACACTGACTTGAAATAACAACTTCGTCTATAATCTGGTGCAGTAACTTGATTTAAACTACTTGATGCAATAATCTGGTGCAATAACTTGATACAACGGTTTAATGTAGCTTAGTTTGCGCCCTTGCGGCGGTTTGAGATGTCCAGCCAGACGGCGAAAACGAGGATCGAGCCTTTGACGACGTACTGCCAAAACGACTCCAGCCCCATCAGCGACATGCCGTTGTCGAGCGAGGTCATGACCAGGGCGCCGATCAGCGCGCCCAGCACCGTGCCCGCGCCGCCCATGAGCGAGGTGCCGCCGATGACGCAGGCGGCGATCGCATCCATTTCCGCCATGTTCCCGGCGGTGATCGTGGCCGAGGCGAGCCGGGAAGTCAGCACGATCGCGGCGATCGAGGACAGCAGGCCGCTGAGCAGGAAGATCAGCATCGTTTTGCGGCGGATGTTGATCCCGGAGAGGCGGGCCGCTTCCAGGTTGCCGCCGATGGCGTAGATGTGGCGGCCGAAGGTCGTTTTTTTCGAGAGGAAATAAAAAACGGCGGCCAGCACGATCACGAAAATGATCGGGAACGGGATGCCTTTGTAGGCGTTCATAACCAGCACGAACACAACCACCAGCAGCGAAAGCGCGGCCACCTTGATGACGTCGGCGGCGAGCGATGCGACTTCAAAGCCGTATTTTTGCCGAGAGCGGCGTTTATTGAACATGCTCCAGACGAGCAGGCCGACCGCCAGCACGCCAAGTACGATGCCGAAGCCCGGGGCGAAATAGGCGTTGCCGAGCAGCGCCAGCACCGGGTCCGATACCGGGATCGTCATCGAGCCGGTGATGCCCATCAGCGCGCCGCGGAACACCATCATGCCGCCCAGCGTAACGATAAAAGCGGGGACCATCTTGTAGGCGACCAGCCAGCCCTGCACTAGTCCGAGCACGGCCCCGGCCGCCAGCGTGGCAAGGATAACGACGATCGCCGGCAGGCCCAGCCAATTGCTGAAAATCGCCGCGATCCCGCCGGTCAGGCCGACGATCGATCCGACGGAAAGGTCGATATGTCCGGCCACGATGACGAGCACCATGCCGATCGCGAGAATGGACGTGACGGACATTTGCGTAAACAGGTTGGACAAGTTCCGCGCCGTCAAAAACGTCGGGTCCAGTATGCCAAACAGCACCCAGATGAGGATTAGGGCGCCGACCATCGTATAGGCCCGCACGTCCATTTTTCCGAACAGGCCGCTCCATAACGCCGATTTGGCGTCAGGGATTTCCGCTTGCGGCTGAACATTTTTTTGCAGCTCCATGTTATTTTCCTCCCGTTGCGGCTTGCATGATAT from Paenibacillus macerans includes:
- a CDS encoding SIS domain-containing protein, whose protein sequence is MNVSKVISTISEKTENGITEVYLVACGGSLVDMYPAKYFLESEAQKVVTGLYTANEFVHALPKRLNKDSVVIVCSHGGNTPESVAAAKTAKEHGAHTIGLTHNKEAALLKHSDHTFLYEWGEDSDVKNNPMAIILELVVEILNTVEGYAHYDAFQSGMQKINGIIVAGKKLVAPRAKTFADKYRAEDLFYILSSGASYGHAYGFAICSLMEMQWLNAAPIHSGEYFHGPFEVTDKETPFILMMNEGRTRALDERALIFLKQYAEKVEVVDAKELGIGTIADEVVEFFNPILFYSILCVYREALADVRNHPLETRRYMGKVAY
- a CDS encoding GntR family transcriptional regulator; the encoded protein is MLNADHPEPLYIQLKKAIQSNIFNGTFQQGEKIPTETELSERYNVSRITVRKAVEELVQEGYLTKRQGKGTFVSHAKIGRKIEHLIGFTAACQANGYTSRSEVTQREIVAPDPELQHALKLAKGEKAIYIQRKRFAGDHPLMLENNYYPERRYSFLLDEPLEGSLYDLLRDKYGIDPNQPGETTLEIVLADEEQARLLETEIGKPLFYMKTVICDDQGLPVHVGKQYIIGDRYRFTL
- a CDS encoding fructoselysine 6-kinase, translating into MKVLGIGDNVVDKYVHLKTMYPGGNALNFSVFAKKLGVEAAFVGVFGDDREARHVENTVRELGIDISRCRHCSGENGCARVTLENGDRVFLGSNEGGVTRLNPLKLDEEDKEYIRSFAVMHTGLYSHTGHLLPELKQLGVPLSFDFSDDFEDEQVERFIPYADFAFFSCSHMPEDEAMEYIRSKWKAGNRLIAATRGSDRSMVYDGSNFHFHAPDIVEAVDTMGAGDSYIAAFLLSYLQDRNIPKAMEEGSRFAAASCLVEGSFGFGVPYE
- a CDS encoding amidohydrolase, translated to MKATNGAYADIVLLSNAVFTGAEDEAAPGYVAVCGESISAVGPKSGALQWIGPETKVYELGDGLVMPGIHDNHVFFTGYMSMHRGLDLSAAASSREALDMLSRYAETLPAHGNVYAFGWDAADWGGLPEQGPLDKAFPDRAVIAINRNKSYCWMNAVAIGKYGFTPDRCSAEDRALLLRDMLRDRELVEAEFLVFCRMLAGRGVTSVKDIGFDDYAGLLPVLAELEENGRLPLRVHFALEPVLEPLNVTAGLDYKARYRGDKLRFQGFKIMVDGVVADHTGDMLEPYADLPGVTNLRPVDYEAIEAAVMEADRHGLKCILTAEGDAAIRRAVSMLEKCRKLNGDRDIRHSISDLEYPHPDDLTRMADLGIFAEVYAQILLLNPSREQAYMAEVAGKDKECRFYDYKAMLDAGVTVTIGTDLPLFITSVPDSLYAATARLFPDGSPEGGWYPERGMPAAEVLRAWTVNGAKHCYMEEQTGTLAPGKYADIAVFDRNLLRTPAADLRSAKALLTISGGLITHDEVGQTREFRE
- a CDS encoding phosphodiester glycosidase family protein; translation: MKKKLLLLLLAMICLVPATIPAASAPAPKNVVLTDAKSGRAFVPVRILSGFEGTSVQWNAAEQKIDIAKGDVQLTMFVGKKNASVNQQSHSLTDAPFTEAGVAYVPLQPVSELLNLPMDRDKNLSSISLGQGEERLTLPLASRGATDSGGKPIVSERKSFKVGGKTFSVQMVTISLMDPKVQLDVVLAGDKVGKVEDLSSIANRHKAAVAVNGTFFDAYTSGAYKAPYGYIVSGGEVKKTASGDKRTIFTYDQNLLAQLIPGNEFSERYDEGRMEGALQAGPRLVADGKVALDVKAEGFKDPKILTGGGARSALGLTRDHKLILLTTGGATIPQLAEIMKQAGAYQAMNLDGGASSGLYYNGKYLTAPGRKISNALIVTYR
- a CDS encoding sugar phosphate isomerase/epimerase family protein, encoding MPSIQRRQVAGMNIHYLFYSLDYFLDSVEKAGMRTVELWGGAPHFYMDALSYADCTSVRRKASARGLTIGAFTPESIIYPYNIAAPDPEQFAKSKSYFTNAIKATAELGCKLMTVNSGYGYLNETKEEAWSRSADMLSHLARIAEQEGVVIAMEALRPEESQIVTTLAGAKRMLDEIASPAFRLMVDTTAMGIAGETLEQWFDALGESIVHLHFIDGTPYGHLAWGDGTFPLESMIQTLNDYGYQGLLGQEITDFRYYERPDETDLRIMEALEKYIGKD
- a CDS encoding sugar ABC transporter permease, whose translation is MELQKNVQPQAEIPDAKSALWSGLFGKMDVRAYTMVGALILIWVLFGILDPTFLTARNLSNLFTQMSVTSILAIGMVLVIVAGHIDLSVGSIVGLTGGIAAIFSNWLGLPAIVVILATLAAGAVLGLVQGWLVAYKMVPAFIVTLGGMMVFRGALMGITGSMTIPVSDPVLALLGNAYFAPGFGIVLGVLAVGLLVWSMFNKRRSRQKYGFEVASLAADVIKVAALSLLVVVFVLVMNAYKGIPFPIIFVIVLAAVFYFLSKKTTFGRHIYAIGGNLEAARLSGINIRRKTMLIFLLSGLLSSIAAIVLTSRLASATITAGNMAEMDAIAACVIGGTSLMGGAGTVLGALIGALVMTSLDNGMSLMGLESFWQYVVKGSILVFAVWLDISNRRKGAN
- the glgP gene encoding alpha-glucan family phosphorylase, which encodes MNEQKLPAVAYFCMEYGLHSDFKMYAGGLGILAGDYIKGAKDYGAPIVAVGIKWKQGYTDQRIGPDGKPYDTFENRDYDFLEDTEVTVTVKVRSADVRCKVWKTEKFGNAPLYLLDTDLPGSGSAWITERLYGGGFGEERIAQEIVLGIGGVKALRALQIPVDVYHFNEGHAVLAATELIREKMQSGLTFEAAWRQAREEVVFTTHTPVKEGNEAHPLDLLEAMSAFNELSREQMERIGGNPFNMTVAGLRLSRVSNGVAALHAETANRMWRDVAGRSEIIGITNAVHLPTWADPRIVRAYEEGGDLWAVHMELKRELLEFIRERCGAALNPDRLLFGFSRRAALYKRSELIFSKPEVIAPYLESGEIQIVFSGKAHPNDEAGKQIVAGLVAMAQKYPGSVVFLENYDMTIGAMLTRGCDVWLNNPRRPLEASGTSGMKAAANGVLNCSILDGWWPEGCLDGENGWQFGDGYEADDPAEADRHDGEALYDTLLNRVLPAYYGDRTQWVRMMRRSIETIRQSFATARMLEEYYRKMYIRN